Proteins from a single region of Paenibacillus sp. BIHB 4019:
- a CDS encoding AbfB domain-containing protein, with protein MGKRSLIAVLLLTLLLSIAAGAIPAGRANAASVSIVNGTDWKDTAGNPILANSGNILKVGSTYYWYGEHATSGTFDAVNVYTSSDLKNWTFRSSVLTKTSATELNTSKIERPKVIYNAATGKYVLWMHYENGSDYSLARVAVATSSTPDGAFTYQGSFRPLDYESRDMTVFADTDGSAYLITASRKNGGANDTMAIFKLNANFTGVSSFVGWIYENGYREAPAVVKKNNTYYLFTSQASGWYPNQGGYSTASAMNGTWSAISPFGDPAAYSSQIENIMTVTGSSATTYIYMADRWNPLNLSDHKFIWLPLTLNDASSSATLDWYSSWGIDASTGAVTLPSQVNHALGKTAIASSTASGSSAANANDGNAQVSWAAANNSWPAWWQVDFGAPKTITEVDISWFMYKGSEGYYKYKIEISNDGVNYAAIDRTTNTAYGFTTDAVHFTARYVRINMVNAVLFNNPGNWYTPTLHEVRLFGPATAEATGYSTFEAGALTGYYIRHSNFIGRVDASVSPVADSQFRVVPGLASSSSVSMESINYPGYFFRRNASNQIVLQQYDGSDAFKQDATFNIVSGLGDSTKISFESYSQPGYYVRHYNYVLRLDALSALTTTTAKNDATFKRTSYS; from the coding sequence ATGGGAAAAAGAAGTCTGATCGCTGTTTTGCTGCTTACTCTACTGCTTTCGATTGCTGCCGGAGCGATTCCGGCGGGCCGTGCCAACGCTGCAAGCGTCAGCATTGTGAACGGGACGGATTGGAAAGACACCGCAGGCAATCCAATACTTGCGAACAGCGGCAACATTTTAAAAGTCGGTTCTACCTACTATTGGTATGGCGAGCATGCAACGAGCGGAACCTTCGATGCTGTTAACGTGTATACATCCAGCGATCTCAAAAATTGGACCTTCCGCAGCAGCGTGCTGACTAAAACCTCGGCAACGGAGCTGAATACGAGCAAGATTGAGCGCCCGAAGGTCATCTATAACGCCGCAACAGGCAAATATGTGCTTTGGATGCATTACGAGAATGGCAGCGATTATTCGCTCGCCCGCGTTGCGGTTGCGACGAGCTCGACGCCGGACGGGGCGTTTACGTATCAGGGCAGCTTCCGGCCGCTGGACTACGAGTCACGGGATATGACGGTGTTTGCCGATACCGACGGCAGCGCCTACCTCATTACCGCTTCAAGGAAAAATGGCGGCGCCAACGATACGATGGCGATTTTTAAGCTGAATGCCAATTTCACCGGCGTCAGCAGCTTTGTCGGCTGGATTTATGAGAACGGTTACCGTGAAGCGCCTGCTGTCGTGAAGAAAAATAATACGTATTATTTATTCACCTCGCAGGCTTCGGGCTGGTATCCGAATCAAGGCGGCTATTCTACAGCCTCGGCGATGAATGGCACATGGTCTGCAATTTCGCCCTTTGGCGATCCGGCAGCTTACAGCTCGCAGATTGAAAATATTATGACCGTGACGGGCAGCTCTGCCACCACCTACATCTATATGGCGGACCGCTGGAATCCGCTCAATCTCAGCGATCACAAATTCATCTGGCTGCCGCTTACGCTGAATGATGCAAGCAGCAGCGCAACACTTGACTGGTACAGCTCATGGGGCATTGATGCAAGTACTGGCGCGGTCACGCTGCCCTCACAGGTCAACCATGCGCTAGGCAAAACCGCGATCGCCAGCAGCACCGCCTCTGGAAGCAGCGCAGCAAATGCCAATGACGGCAATGCCCAAGTATCATGGGCAGCTGCAAACAACAGCTGGCCTGCATGGTGGCAGGTGGATTTTGGCGCACCGAAGACGATTACCGAGGTCGACATTTCGTGGTTTATGTATAAGGGCTCCGAGGGCTATTACAAATATAAAATCGAAATCAGCAACGACGGCGTGAATTACGCCGCGATCGACCGCACAACGAATACCGCATATGGCTTCACGACCGATGCGGTACATTTTACGGCGCGATATGTACGAATTAATATGGTGAATGCCGTGCTGTTTAACAATCCGGGCAACTGGTATACGCCAACGCTGCATGAGGTTCGACTGTTCGGACCAGCGACTGCCGAGGCGACGGGCTACAGCACTTTTGAAGCGGGCGCTCTTACTGGTTACTACATTCGCCACAGCAACTTTATTGGGCGCGTAGATGCGAGCGTATCGCCTGTCGCGGACTCGCAGTTCCGTGTGGTGCCGGGACTTGCGAGCTCGTCATCGGTATCGATGGAGTCGATCAATTACCCGGGCTATTTTTTCCGTCGCAATGCCAGCAACCAGATTGTGCTGCAGCAATATGATGGATCGGATGCCTTCAAGCAGGATGCGACCTTCAACATCGTCAGCGGGCTCGGAGACAGCACGAAAATCTCCTTCGAATCGTACAGCCAGCCGGGCTATTACGTTCGCCATTATAACTATGTGCTGCGGCTGGATGCCTTGAGCGCGCTCACTACAACGACTGCCAAAAACGACGCGACGTTCAAACGAACAAGCTATTCCTAA
- a CDS encoding S-layer homology domain-containing protein, producing the protein MKRQAKNIIAGVVSISILLQGGMAAAKEANRLNQEILKDRQVYESTSAASFKDIKGHWAEATIKQAIADGYLKGYSDGTFKPNGLITRAELASVLVRITKNKKDGSKLSLTDVPSGYWAASAIEGAVGAGFIKAGDAPGGKFKPNEAMTRYDMAKWFSQGLVRSEASFETALKEVEGTLLPFTETYKTGISKTQTPYIALARGTGLMKGNPDDSFGLENTTTRAEVAVMLYRYLRIEGSKAESYRGLNELREVGLYGTNAVSLGNATWSTDSKGVVAPVYNIMGKKFIMKGKRGTFVLNRMIVVDISKPLGTEDRGIYGNMFYQSVYDTFGVYTEATVTAEKKMKYSSEYGDSYRVLTGTVILGDAPEQFGYETLPRFYGASLQYKDFSDFLQVGKPRRVWTAIGIIGMQFITAADGTVGTIKLNRE; encoded by the coding sequence ATGAAAAGACAGGCAAAAAACATAATAGCTGGGGTCGTTTCTATAAGTATATTGCTGCAAGGCGGTATGGCTGCGGCGAAGGAAGCAAATAGGCTGAACCAAGAAATATTGAAAGATCGGCAGGTATATGAGAGCACAAGTGCAGCAAGCTTTAAGGATATAAAGGGGCACTGGGCAGAAGCGACGATCAAGCAGGCCATAGCGGATGGATATCTTAAGGGGTACTCGGATGGAACGTTTAAGCCCAATGGCCTCATTACACGTGCTGAACTTGCGAGTGTGCTAGTGCGGATAACGAAGAATAAAAAGGATGGAAGCAAGCTGAGCCTAACGGATGTACCGAGCGGCTATTGGGCAGCAAGTGCTATTGAGGGCGCAGTAGGAGCTGGTTTTATTAAGGCAGGCGATGCGCCGGGGGGCAAGTTTAAACCAAATGAAGCGATGACCCGATATGATATGGCGAAGTGGTTTTCACAGGGCCTGGTGCGCAGCGAAGCTAGTTTTGAAACAGCGTTGAAAGAGGTAGAAGGTACGTTATTGCCATTTACCGAGACATATAAGACAGGTATTAGCAAAACCCAAACGCCTTACATCGCTCTTGCACGAGGAACGGGACTGATGAAAGGAAATCCAGATGACAGCTTTGGACTGGAAAATACAACGACGCGTGCAGAGGTTGCGGTCATGCTTTACCGCTATTTAAGAATTGAAGGAAGCAAGGCGGAAAGCTATAGAGGATTGAATGAATTGAGAGAAGTTGGACTGTATGGCACGAATGCGGTTAGCCTTGGCAATGCAACATGGTCCACAGATAGCAAGGGCGTTGTGGCACCTGTTTATAATATCATGGGGAAAAAATTTATTATGAAGGGGAAACGGGGCACTTTTGTTTTAAATCGAATGATAGTAGTGGATATTTCGAAACCGTTGGGAACGGAAGATAGAGGTATCTATGGAAACATGTTTTATCAATCAGTATACGATACGTTTGGAGTATACACTGAGGCAACCGTCACCGCTGAGAAGAAAATGAAATATTCTTCCGAGTATGGGGACAGCTATAGAGTGTTAACTGGAACAGTCATACTTGGCGATGCTCCAGAACAATTTGGTTACGAAACTTTGCCAAGATTTTATGGAGCTTCATTACAATACAAGGATTTTTCTGACTTTTTACAAGTAGGGAAACCAAGAAGGGTATGGACTGCTATTGGTATTATCGGTATGCAATTTATTACTGCGGCTGACGGCACTGTAGGGACTATAAAATTGAATAGAGAGTAA
- a CDS encoding S-layer homology domain-containing protein, producing the protein MRGSLHSKWLFLMGAGLLAAAWLGIGTVAAAVAEKVEADKLPQIRIVPSAGQVKAGEEFEVAVWLQGFKGSYGGVQGYEVHMKYDTERITPVVEKGAGALLRPAVFAASASPMQLLNKLDAAAGLIQIAEATAQRGPALFSGYGKLGSVAFKAVKDGAASFSLAKSIIILPDNPGRNIQHRVTEPVVSIGAGPVKEGAAKIVGQAPAKAAAQLTVEQRLKQFKDYEAVAKLKWASAAVGELALEQVMQGTAAGAFEPGRLMTRAEFAKAAVLAFELDMKQQSIPAFTDVGKSDWSYDYVETAAASGLLQGVERSQGSAFLPNQPITRAEIAAVLSRQLKALGAAEAASSAAAAKPATGEAAEASPANEAKQAGVPGEASSAGHPFSDISGHWAEQDIAYLYGQELLQGRTDKLFAPGEHAIRAEVSVLLHRVMQRLN; encoded by the coding sequence TTGAGAGGGAGTCTGCATTCAAAATGGTTGTTCTTGATGGGGGCTGGCCTGCTGGCCGCTGCATGGCTGGGAATTGGTACGGTTGCCGCCGCGGTAGCCGAGAAAGTGGAGGCAGACAAGCTGCCGCAAATTCGCATTGTCCCTTCTGCGGGCCAGGTGAAGGCTGGCGAGGAGTTTGAGGTCGCCGTATGGCTGCAAGGGTTTAAGGGGAGCTACGGCGGAGTCCAGGGCTATGAGGTACATATGAAATACGATACGGAGCGGATAACGCCTGTAGTTGAAAAAGGGGCGGGGGCGCTGCTGCGGCCTGCAGTATTTGCAGCTTCGGCGAGCCCCATGCAGCTGCTGAACAAGCTTGATGCAGCAGCAGGTCTGATTCAGATTGCCGAGGCGACGGCCCAGCGCGGCCCGGCATTATTTTCAGGCTACGGCAAGCTGGGCAGTGTGGCCTTCAAGGCGGTGAAGGATGGAGCAGCGAGCTTCAGCTTGGCGAAGTCGATTATTATTTTGCCGGATAATCCGGGACGTAATATCCAGCATAGAGTGACTGAGCCAGTCGTCAGCATTGGCGCCGGACCCGTAAAGGAAGGTGCGGCGAAAATCGTTGGACAAGCGCCTGCGAAAGCTGCTGCCCAATTGACCGTGGAGCAGCGCCTTAAGCAATTCAAGGATTATGAAGCAGTTGCAAAGCTGAAATGGGCTTCCGCAGCTGTCGGGGAGCTGGCACTGGAGCAGGTGATGCAAGGTACGGCCGCTGGCGCTTTTGAGCCGGGGCGCCTAATGACGCGGGCAGAATTCGCGAAGGCCGCTGTACTGGCATTTGAGCTGGATATGAAGCAGCAGTCCATCCCTGCTTTTACCGATGTGGGCAAAAGCGATTGGTCATACGACTATGTGGAGACGGCTGCGGCAAGTGGCCTGCTGCAAGGTGTAGAGCGGTCGCAAGGCAGCGCTTTTCTGCCGAACCAGCCGATTACGCGGGCGGAAATTGCTGCCGTGCTGTCGCGGCAGCTTAAGGCGCTCGGCGCGGCGGAGGCCGCTTCTTCCGCAGCAGCTGCAAAGCCTGCAACGGGAGAAGCAGCGGAAGCCTCGCCGGCAAACGAGGCCAAGCAAGCTGGCGTGCCGGGAGAAGCCTCGTCCGCCGGGCATCCGTTTAGCGATATTAGCGGGCACTGGGCAGAGCAGGATATTGCGTATTTGTACGGGCAGGAGCTGCTGCAAGGGCGGACGGACAAGCTTTTTGCTCCGGGCGAGCATGCGATACGTGCCGAAGTCAGCGTGCTGCTGCACCGCGTGATGCAGCGCTTGAATTAA
- a CDS encoding GTP-binding protein, translating to MDKEAVVEKQAGFKIPVTVLSGYLGAGKTTILNHVLNNRDGLRVAVIVNDLSEVNIDAALVQKEGGLSRTDEQLVEMSNGCICCTLREDLLREVERLAKQERFDYILIESTGVGEPVPVAQTFTYIDEEQGIDLSQFCRLDCMVTVVDAYRFWHDYASGETLLERSQGAHEEDHREVVDLLIDQIEFCDVLLLNKCDLVSEEDLDELEGVLRTLQPRAKLIRTEQGKVDPAEILNTGRFNFEEASVSAGWMRELNAPVHTPETEEYGIGSFVYVRAKPFHPGRLMHWMEEWPSDIIRAKGIMWLATRSLQAQSISQAGPSIQFGPAGLWVAALPESEQHLLLESEPELADSWHPMYGDRINKVVFIGIDLQRAEIEATLDECLLTKEEMKQDWNSLIDPFPQSQQEACAIN from the coding sequence ATGGACAAGGAAGCAGTAGTGGAGAAACAAGCAGGTTTTAAAATTCCCGTAACGGTGCTGAGCGGTTATCTAGGGGCAGGCAAAACGACGATTCTCAACCATGTGCTGAACAATCGCGATGGCCTTCGGGTGGCGGTCATCGTCAATGATCTTAGCGAGGTCAACATCGATGCGGCTTTGGTTCAAAAAGAAGGCGGGCTGTCCCGCACCGATGAGCAGCTGGTGGAAATGTCGAATGGCTGCATCTGCTGCACGCTGCGCGAGGATTTGCTGCGCGAGGTGGAGCGGCTGGCGAAGCAGGAGCGCTTTGATTATATTTTGATTGAATCGACAGGCGTGGGCGAGCCGGTTCCCGTTGCCCAAACGTTCACCTATATTGATGAGGAGCAGGGTATTGACCTGTCACAATTTTGCCGCTTGGACTGCATGGTGACGGTCGTTGATGCGTACCGCTTCTGGCATGACTATGCCTCTGGCGAGACGCTGCTTGAACGCAGCCAAGGGGCGCATGAGGAAGATCACCGGGAGGTCGTTGATCTGCTGATCGACCAAATTGAATTTTGCGATGTGCTGCTGCTAAATAAATGCGATCTGGTGAGCGAGGAGGATTTGGACGAGCTGGAAGGCGTGCTTCGTACACTTCAGCCGCGTGCCAAGCTGATTCGCACCGAGCAGGGCAAGGTAGATCCTGCGGAAATTTTGAATACCGGCAGATTCAACTTTGAAGAAGCCAGCGTATCGGCTGGCTGGATGCGGGAGCTGAATGCCCCAGTACATACGCCAGAAACGGAAGAATACGGCATAGGCTCATTCGTTTATGTGCGGGCGAAGCCTTTTCATCCGGGGCGCTTGATGCATTGGATGGAGGAGTGGCCTTCGGACATTATCCGGGCCAAAGGCATTATGTGGCTGGCAACCCGCAGCTTGCAGGCGCAGAGCATTAGCCAGGCGGGGCCGTCGATTCAATTTGGGCCTGCTGGGCTGTGGGTGGCTGCGCTTCCTGAATCAGAGCAGCACCTGCTGCTTGAGTCGGAGCCTGAGCTGGCGGACAGCTGGCATCCGATGTATGGCGACCGAATCAATAAGGTTGTGTTCATCGGAATCGATTTGCAGCGCGCCGAGATTGAAGCCACGCTTGACGAGTGCTTGCTGACGAAGGAAGAGATGAAGCAGGATTGGAACAGCCTTATTGATCCGTTTCCACAGTCGCAGCAGGAGGCTTGCGCGATAAATTAA
- a CDS encoding metal ABC transporter ATP-binding protein has protein sequence MQIATLKKVVFGYGSVPSLNEADMAIHAGEFIAVTGPNGASKTTLLKLALGLLKPWSGEVYLAKHGASGKKLVIGYVPQQIAAFNSGFPSTVLEFVRSGAYESGAWLRRLRPQERARAEEALRQVGMWEQRGCKIGELSGGQKQRVCIARALAQQPDLLVMDEPTTGMDEASRRGFYELMHHHVQAHGRTVVMVTHGLEEVRPYLDRIIELERKGEGGWKCCTTTSCSGHFAPEASSL, from the coding sequence GTGCAGATTGCTACTTTAAAAAAGGTCGTATTCGGCTACGGCAGCGTGCCGAGTCTGAATGAAGCCGATATGGCGATTCATGCCGGCGAATTTATAGCGGTAACCGGGCCTAACGGCGCCTCAAAGACGACGCTGCTTAAGCTGGCGCTGGGCTTACTAAAGCCATGGAGCGGGGAGGTTTACTTGGCGAAGCATGGTGCGAGCGGCAAGAAGCTCGTGATCGGCTATGTGCCGCAGCAGATTGCGGCGTTTAACAGCGGCTTTCCCAGCACGGTGCTGGAGTTCGTCAGGTCAGGCGCATATGAGAGCGGAGCTTGGCTGCGGCGGCTGCGGCCGCAGGAGCGGGCTCGTGCAGAAGAGGCGCTGCGCCAGGTCGGCATGTGGGAGCAGCGCGGCTGCAAAATCGGCGAGCTCTCAGGCGGACAGAAGCAGCGGGTGTGTATTGCCAGAGCGCTGGCCCAGCAGCCTGATCTGCTCGTTATGGATGAGCCGACAACCGGCATGGATGAAGCGAGCCGTAGAGGTTTTTACGAGTTAATGCATCATCATGTGCAGGCTCATGGACGGACGGTTGTGATGGTGACCCATGGACTCGAAGAGGTCCGGCCTTATTTGGACCGAATAATTGAGCTGGAACGAAAGGGGGAGGGAGGATGGAAATGCTGCACTACGACTTCATGCAGCGGGCATTTTGCGCCGGAGGCATCATCGCTTTAG
- a CDS encoding (2Fe-2S) ferredoxin domain-containing protein translates to MATWNLTQTRHHLLLCNGGSCKRSGAEEVTLAIREELARHEADSFVHTTKTMCNGRCEDACNVVVYPDGNWYNGMTPELGRELVRELLDGNRMPLPERISYNYEADSFAATGSAAEGISKPLVKRVERA, encoded by the coding sequence ATGGCAACTTGGAACCTGACGCAGACGCGCCATCATCTGCTTCTATGCAACGGAGGCAGCTGTAAACGCAGCGGCGCGGAAGAGGTAACGCTCGCCATCCGTGAGGAGCTTGCGAGGCACGAAGCGGATTCTTTCGTCCATACGACGAAGACGATGTGCAACGGCAGATGCGAGGATGCTTGCAATGTGGTCGTCTATCCCGACGGCAACTGGTATAACGGCATGACGCCAGAGCTTGGCCGCGAGCTCGTTCGCGAACTGCTAGACGGCAATCGGATGCCGCTGCCGGAGCGAATCTCGTATAACTACGAAGCGGATAGCTTCGCAGCGACGGGCAGTGCGGCGGAAGGCATCAGCAAGCCGCTTGTGAAGAGAGTGGAAAGAGCTTAA
- a CDS encoding MraY family glycosyltransferase: MSFIIVLLLIPPLRKLAFRIDFVDKPRKDVERKIHKEPIPLTASYAIFVGFMATYLVFVDEITMKTVAIIISSILLLIIGTIDDWYKTHGKDFPSLPKMLVQVSAAAIVFFAGVSFEGFYNPLSGEFVNLPYALQFVLTILWIFGVTTVINFSDGMDGLAGGLSTISAVTLFIVALTKGQSDSAMLAIILIGAAIAYLRYNKPPAKIFMGDAGATFLGFMLGVIALDGAFKQATVLSIFIPILALGVPIFDNIFVVIKRMMQGKPIYQADATQVHYRLLHSGLKPKQVLSFLFLISVCFSLFSIILLMIPV, encoded by the coding sequence ATGTCTTTCATTATTGTGCTGCTGCTTATTCCTCCGCTTCGCAAGCTCGCTTTCCGCATCGATTTTGTGGACAAGCCCCGCAAGGATGTCGAACGCAAAATACATAAAGAGCCGATTCCACTCACGGCGAGCTATGCTATTTTTGTCGGCTTCATGGCAACGTATTTGGTGTTTGTAGATGAAATTACAATGAAAACAGTAGCTATTATTATAAGCTCGATTTTGCTGCTCATTATTGGCACGATTGACGATTGGTACAAGACGCATGGCAAGGATTTTCCGTCTCTGCCGAAAATGCTCGTTCAAGTGTCAGCCGCAGCAATCGTATTTTTCGCAGGGGTTTCGTTCGAGGGCTTCTATAATCCGCTTAGCGGGGAGTTCGTCAACCTGCCTTATGCTTTGCAATTCGTGCTGACGATTTTATGGATCTTCGGCGTAACGACCGTCATTAACTTCTCGGATGGCATGGATGGCTTGGCGGGCGGCCTGTCGACGATTTCAGCTGTGACGCTGTTTATTGTCGCCCTCACCAAGGGACAAAGCGATTCCGCGATGCTGGCTATTATTTTGATCGGAGCTGCGATTGCGTACTTGCGTTACAACAAGCCTCCGGCGAAAATTTTTATGGGCGACGCTGGCGCGACGTTCCTCGGCTTCATGCTCGGGGTTATTGCCCTCGATGGCGCCTTCAAGCAGGCGACCGTGCTGTCGATATTCATTCCGATTTTAGCGCTTGGCGTACCGATCTTCGATAACATCTTCGTCGTAATCAAGCGCATGATGCAGGGCAAGCCGATCTATCAGGCAGATGCGACACAGGTCCATTACCGTCTGCTGCATTCCGGCCTCAAACCTAAGCAGGTATTGTCATTTTTATTCTTGATTAGCGTATGCTTCTCGCTATTTTCGATTATTTTGCTTATGATTCCGGTATAG
- a CDS encoding molybdenum cofactor biosynthesis protein B, producing MSTSVEQHREEAPSTVNCMVITVSDTRTPSTDKSGTLLIELLKAGGYQTTRYAIVKDEYSEIQSALRSGASDPAVEAILLNGGTGIAKRDTTYEAVKDLLDKEMHGFGEIFRYLSFAEDIGTAAILSRAIAGVYEDTAIFSMPGSSGAVRLAAERIIVPELGHVMREIYKDIR from the coding sequence ATGAGTACATCCGTTGAACAACATCGCGAGGAAGCGCCTTCGACCGTCAATTGCATGGTCATTACCGTATCTGACACACGTACGCCTTCTACCGATAAAAGCGGCACGCTGCTTATAGAGCTGCTCAAGGCAGGCGGCTATCAAACGACGCGCTACGCCATCGTCAAGGATGAATACAGCGAAATCCAGTCCGCGCTGCGCAGCGGAGCTTCGGACCCGGCAGTTGAGGCGATTTTGCTCAATGGCGGGACGGGCATTGCCAAGCGCGATACGACCTATGAGGCTGTAAAAGATTTGCTGGACAAGGAAATGCATGGATTTGGCGAGATTTTTCGCTATTTGAGCTTTGCTGAAGATATCGGCACGGCGGCGATTTTAAGCAGGGCGATTGCTGGCGTCTACGAGGATACAGCGATTTTCTCCATGCCCGGCTCCAGCGGCGCAGTCCGGCTCGCGGCCGAACGCATTATCGTTCCTGAACTCGGTCATGTGATGCGGGAAATTTATAAGGATATCCGCTAA
- a CDS encoding metal ABC transporter substrate-binding protein — MKVMFSKISLLLMAAVLLLSGCGAAGSSNGANTVGAQSDNGGAASSEPSVSPAAGETEAKKLQVVTTFYPMYEFSKQVGGEYADVTALIPAGTEPHDWEPSAKDMAVLKEADVFVYNGIVEGWAEQALDSAANEKRIVVEASSSIELAEGEEDGHSHGEEAHGAESDADADAEHDHDHAAEHEEAAHEEEHDHAHEHSLDPHVWLSPKLAQAEVAAIQEAFAKADPAHADNYKANADAYIAKLQELDEAYKTGLAGAKRSEFVTQHAAFGYLAREYGLTQVPISGLSPDQEPSPEQMAEIVKLAKEQQIKTIFFETLVDPKIASTIASEIGAKTAVLNPLEGLTEEEAADGLDYIGVMKNNLEALKLALNE; from the coding sequence ATGAAAGTTATGTTTAGTAAAATTTCTTTGTTATTAATGGCAGCGGTGCTGTTGTTGTCGGGATGCGGCGCGGCAGGAAGCTCGAATGGGGCGAATACAGTTGGGGCGCAGTCAGATAATGGAGGTGCTGCTTCGTCAGAGCCAAGCGTTTCGCCAGCTGCGGGGGAGACGGAAGCCAAGAAGCTGCAAGTCGTTACTACCTTTTATCCCATGTATGAATTCAGCAAGCAGGTGGGCGGCGAATATGCCGATGTAACGGCGCTTATTCCGGCCGGCACGGAGCCGCATGACTGGGAGCCAAGTGCCAAGGACATGGCGGTGCTGAAAGAGGCAGATGTATTCGTATATAACGGCATCGTAGAAGGCTGGGCGGAACAGGCGCTAGACAGCGCGGCTAATGAGAAGCGCATCGTCGTGGAAGCGAGCAGCAGCATTGAACTAGCAGAGGGCGAAGAAGATGGGCATTCGCATGGAGAAGAGGCGCACGGAGCTGAGAGTGATGCAGATGCGGATGCGGAACATGATCATGACCATGCTGCCGAGCATGAGGAAGCTGCTCACGAGGAGGAGCATGATCACGCTCATGAGCATAGCCTCGATCCGCATGTATGGCTGAGTCCAAAGCTGGCACAAGCAGAAGTTGCAGCGATTCAAGAGGCGTTCGCGAAAGCAGATCCCGCCCATGCCGACAACTACAAAGCGAACGCTGATGCTTATATTGCCAAGCTTCAAGAGCTTGACGAGGCTTATAAAACAGGGCTTGCAGGAGCGAAGCGTTCGGAGTTTGTTACCCAGCATGCGGCTTTTGGCTATTTGGCGCGTGAATACGGCTTGACGCAGGTGCCGATTTCCGGCCTTTCTCCTGACCAGGAGCCATCCCCGGAGCAAATGGCGGAAATTGTGAAGCTGGCGAAGGAGCAGCAAATAAAGACGATATTTTTCGAAACGTTGGTTGATCCGAAAATCGCCAGCACGATTGCAAGCGAAATCGGCGCCAAAACAGCTGTACTTAATCCGCTTGAAGGGCTGACAGAGGAAGAAGCGGCAGATGGGCTCGATTATATTGGTGTAATGAAAAATAACCTGGAAGCACTGAAGCTCGCTTTGAACGAATAA
- a CDS encoding metal ABC transporter permease, translated as MEMLHYDFMQRAFCAGGIIALAASVLGVHLMLRRQALMADMLSHVSLAGVAAGAYLGWNPSYAGFAAAVAGAIAVEYIRRSYRAYSEMSIAIIMIGGLSSAVVLMGLNKGMNKSFSSYLFGSVVAVNEAELMLMLGAAAVGAIFFILLRRPLYQMAFDEETAQTNGIPVRLISMLFSMVTGMIVAAAMPIVGVLLVSALIVLPAALAVRLARSFAAALIIAMLAGVSGVFTGLTASYELGTPPGGTIALFLLALLILGIVLKKVSVIAGKLGNRQNRTLINHHQTGQVAKQDAFPRMKSNKLDAPATHTHGGTENESYV; from the coding sequence ATGGAAATGCTGCACTACGACTTCATGCAGCGGGCATTTTGCGCCGGAGGCATCATCGCTTTAGCCGCTTCAGTACTGGGCGTACATTTAATGCTGAGACGCCAGGCGCTGATGGCGGATATGCTTTCCCATGTATCATTAGCTGGCGTTGCCGCGGGGGCCTATCTAGGCTGGAATCCTTCCTACGCCGGGTTCGCTGCTGCTGTAGCGGGAGCGATAGCGGTTGAATATATTCGGCGCTCCTACCGAGCCTACAGCGAAATGTCGATTGCCATTATTATGATTGGCGGCTTGTCGAGCGCAGTTGTGCTGATGGGGCTGAATAAGGGAATGAACAAAAGCTTCTCCTCGTATTTATTCGGCTCCGTCGTCGCGGTGAATGAAGCCGAGCTTATGCTCATGCTCGGTGCGGCGGCAGTAGGCGCGATCTTTTTTATTTTGCTGCGCAGACCGCTGTATCAGATGGCTTTCGACGAGGAAACGGCACAAACGAATGGCATTCCCGTCCGGCTCATCTCCATGCTGTTCAGCATGGTGACGGGCATGATTGTCGCTGCGGCTATGCCGATTGTAGGCGTGCTGCTCGTATCGGCGCTGATCGTGCTGCCTGCGGCGCTGGCGGTTCGCCTTGCCCGCAGCTTTGCGGCAGCGCTCATTATTGCGATGCTGGCCGGCGTGTCGGGCGTATTTACCGGACTGACCGCCTCTTATGAGCTGGGAACGCCGCCGGGCGGAACGATCGCCCTATTTTTGCTGGCGCTGCTGATCCTTGGCATTGTATTGAAGAAGGTATCCGTAATCGCCGGCAAGCTGGGCAATCGGCAAAATCGCACCCTCATCAACCATCATCAAACGGGGCAAGTGGCGAAGCAGGACGCTTTTCCCCGTATGAAGAGCAACAAGCTGGATGCACCAGCTACTCACACACATGGAGGTACAGAAAATGAAAGTTATGTTTAG
- the rpmG gene encoding 50S ribosomal protein L33, with protein sequence MRVTVTLACTETGDRNYTTSKNKRTTPERLEMRKYSPRLKRVTVHRETR encoded by the coding sequence ATGAGAGTAACTGTAACGTTGGCATGTACGGAGACGGGTGACCGCAACTACACGACCTCCAAAAATAAACGTACGACCCCGGAGCGGCTGGAGATGCGCAAATACAGTCCTCGCCTCAAGCGGGTAACTGTACACCGGGAAACGAGGTAG